Proteins encoded within one genomic window of Actinoplanes octamycinicus:
- a CDS encoding transposase: MERSLSWLMRARRNSRDYERLPEHAEAHITWANITLMTRRISRAKRVKADPSVLKAA, from the coding sequence GTGGAGCGGTCACTGTCCTGGCTGATGCGTGCCCGCCGAAATTCCCGCGACTACGAACGGCTGCCCGAGCATGCCGAGGCCCACATCACCTGGGCCAACATCACCCTCATGACCCGCCGGATCAGTAGAGCGAAGAGAGTCAAGGCAGACCCGTCGGTGCTGAAGGCGGCCTAG
- a CDS encoding tyrosine-type recombinase/integrase — protein sequence MSAETVLQHKWPVLERHERAAEWLQVWTDLGRAPRTIDAYARGLAEYLAMCDRTDVDPLTANRAHIAVYVRELTSRPSHRGANVISIDSGSGLANATIQQRLVPVRLFYDYLMEEGLRESNPVGRGRYTPCRRRGGHERGLVPRVTKLPWIPTEQQWLAILDVAAAESIRNRVMLALAYDAALRREELCSLRTDDLDPAHRTLRVRAETTKNRLERVVPYSAPTGVLLSGYLAHRATISRARGPLFLSESRRNHAHPLSLWTWSKVIRRIALAAEIPRFSTHTTRHLCLTDLARMGWELHAIATFAGHRNTESTLTYIHLSGRDLAAKLNRGMEQIHGWRVTMLARLGEPADGAASR from the coding sequence TTGAGCGCTGAAACGGTGTTGCAGCACAAGTGGCCGGTGCTCGAGCGCCACGAGCGGGCCGCCGAGTGGCTGCAGGTCTGGACCGATCTCGGCCGGGCACCGAGGACAATCGACGCCTATGCGCGCGGCCTCGCTGAGTACCTGGCGATGTGCGACCGCACGGACGTGGACCCGCTCACCGCGAACCGCGCACACATAGCCGTGTACGTGCGAGAGCTGACGTCGCGTCCCAGCCACCGCGGCGCCAACGTCATCTCAATCGACTCCGGCTCGGGCCTGGCCAACGCCACCATCCAGCAGCGGCTGGTACCGGTCCGGCTGTTCTACGACTACTTGATGGAGGAAGGGCTGCGAGAGTCCAACCCGGTCGGCCGCGGCCGCTACACGCCGTGCCGGCGCCGGGGCGGGCACGAGCGCGGACTGGTCCCCAGAGTGACGAAGCTGCCGTGGATCCCGACCGAGCAACAGTGGCTCGCGATTCTGGACGTCGCCGCGGCCGAGTCGATCCGCAATCGCGTCATGCTCGCCCTGGCCTACGACGCGGCGCTACGGCGAGAGGAGCTGTGCTCACTGCGCACCGACGACCTGGACCCCGCGCACCGCACGCTGCGCGTGCGGGCGGAGACGACGAAGAACCGGTTGGAGCGGGTCGTGCCGTACTCGGCGCCGACCGGGGTCCTGCTCTCGGGGTATCTGGCGCACCGAGCAACGATCAGCCGGGCCCGCGGCCCGCTGTTTCTGTCCGAATCGCGGCGCAATCACGCCCACCCATTGAGCTTGTGGACGTGGTCGAAGGTGATCCGGCGCATCGCGCTCGCCGCCGAGATTCCCCGGTTCTCCACCCACACCACGCGACACCTGTGCTTGACCGATCTGGCCCGGATGGGCTGGGAGTTGCACGCGATCGCCACCTTCGCCGGCCACCGCAACACCGAGTCGACGCTCACCTACATCCACCTGTCCGGCCGGGACCTCGCTGCCAAGCTCAACCGCGGTATGGAGCAGATCCATGGCTGGCGCGTGACGATGCTGGCCCGCCTGGGCGAGCCCGCCGACGGGGCGGCCTCGCGATGA
- a CDS encoding tyrosine-type recombinase/integrase, translated as MTALFQASAVATDAARSWPWPVRPDRYDRRPELTDAEREALVCLGTDLRRRPGGYDAQAFHWQAVGRLLRPLDDVRSSLWCPDDGWYRRGADDAIALILLRSVEHGRTVWTWSTEDWLALIGSSASQFAANAPGWAGKTARPYLASYAYLLSGFTEFDRLGRFQRLPLAWRVFGKDRVDETQQQVAHVLRGWGYQIEDDVDSRISPVLCQALLLNRSPMLHDLTTEAFHRIRQHPDMPERYLGALYGIQRAAAALGHCSSPPPPNRQRMPAIEGASSSWTEWLERWHTTSTLSPKVRNNHRSVLSKVGRWLSTEHPQITEPTQWTRQICAAWVAAVDNLRVGDYVQQLAAHEKRAGQPVTPHTKAGYLTATRVFFRDLQEWEWIPRRFDPLRALSTPRTIHAMLGPDPRVIADDIWAKLLWAGLNIEPEDLPTSLNSLRYPLELLRALSLTWLFSGLRSNEIVRLRVGCVRWQHDGFPIPGDSDEVLARDAVCLLDVPTHKTGTSFTKPIDPILGKAIETWQNLRPQQPRMLDRKTSEHVDLLFATRARRVANTYLNGTIIRALCRKAGVPTADVRGNITSHRARSTIASQLYNAKEPMTLFELQAWLGHRSPDPPSTTRRSPQTHWPGPTTTPATSPATSAPSRSSSTATPSPAAPQLPASPGSTTTWDTATAPTRSSSNASTAWPAPAATSTRRKRHPRASCSRPKTTSNACWPASHSPTTNAPQSTTARPPSTSCSNGSSTSPPRPAPPRDRSERLAQQPCSRSSPSRNAVTMSKREGVRRRHLPARSSADDRAFAKRLN; from the coding sequence ATGACCGCACTGTTCCAGGCGTCCGCCGTCGCGACGGACGCGGCCCGGTCCTGGCCGTGGCCAGTCCGCCCGGACCGCTACGACCGGCGTCCCGAGCTCACCGACGCGGAACGAGAGGCACTTGTCTGCTTAGGGACGGACCTGCGCCGACGCCCTGGTGGCTACGACGCCCAGGCCTTTCACTGGCAGGCCGTGGGGCGGTTGCTCCGCCCGCTCGACGACGTGCGCTCATCGCTGTGGTGTCCCGATGACGGCTGGTACCGCCGTGGTGCCGACGACGCCATCGCCCTGATTCTCCTGCGCTCTGTCGAACACGGCCGGACGGTCTGGACCTGGTCGACCGAGGATTGGCTTGCTCTGATCGGCAGCAGTGCCAGCCAGTTCGCCGCGAACGCGCCAGGATGGGCCGGGAAGACCGCGCGCCCATATCTTGCCTCCTACGCCTACCTGCTCAGCGGCTTCACCGAGTTCGACCGGCTGGGCCGTTTCCAGCGCCTGCCGCTGGCCTGGCGCGTGTTCGGCAAAGATCGCGTCGACGAGACGCAACAGCAGGTGGCGCACGTGCTTCGCGGCTGGGGCTATCAGATTGAGGACGACGTCGACTCCCGGATCTCTCCGGTCCTGTGTCAGGCGCTCCTGCTCAACCGCAGCCCGATGCTGCACGATCTGACCACCGAAGCGTTCCACCGGATCCGGCAGCACCCTGACATGCCCGAGCGGTATCTCGGCGCCCTGTACGGGATCCAGCGAGCAGCGGCCGCCCTCGGCCACTGCTCCTCGCCGCCGCCTCCGAACCGCCAGCGGATGCCCGCCATCGAGGGCGCCTCCAGTTCGTGGACCGAATGGCTCGAACGCTGGCACACCACCTCCACGTTGTCGCCCAAGGTCCGCAACAACCACCGCTCCGTGCTGTCGAAGGTCGGACGCTGGCTCTCCACCGAACACCCGCAGATCACAGAGCCGACGCAATGGACCCGGCAGATCTGCGCGGCGTGGGTCGCCGCGGTCGACAACCTCCGGGTCGGCGACTACGTCCAGCAGCTCGCCGCCCACGAGAAACGGGCGGGCCAGCCGGTCACACCACACACCAAGGCGGGCTACCTCACCGCGACCCGGGTGTTCTTCCGTGACCTGCAGGAATGGGAGTGGATCCCCCGCCGGTTCGACCCCCTACGCGCCCTGTCCACGCCCAGAACTATCCACGCGATGCTCGGACCCGATCCCCGCGTCATCGCCGACGACATCTGGGCCAAACTGCTGTGGGCCGGACTCAACATCGAACCCGAAGACCTGCCTACCAGCCTCAACAGCCTGCGCTACCCGCTCGAACTGCTCCGGGCCCTATCGCTGACCTGGTTGTTCAGCGGCCTGCGCAGCAACGAGATCGTCCGCCTCCGCGTCGGCTGCGTCCGCTGGCAGCACGACGGCTTCCCGATCCCCGGAGACTCCGACGAGGTGCTGGCCCGCGACGCGGTCTGCCTGCTCGACGTCCCCACCCACAAGACCGGCACCTCGTTCACCAAACCCATCGACCCGATCCTGGGCAAGGCAATCGAGACATGGCAGAACCTCCGGCCGCAGCAACCCCGCATGTTGGATCGCAAGACCAGCGAGCACGTCGACCTGCTCTTCGCCACGAGAGCCCGCCGAGTCGCCAACACCTACCTCAACGGCACGATCATCCGGGCACTCTGCCGCAAGGCCGGCGTCCCCACCGCCGATGTCCGCGGCAACATCACCAGCCACCGCGCCCGGTCAACCATCGCCAGCCAGCTCTACAACGCCAAGGAACCCATGACCCTGTTCGAGCTGCAAGCCTGGCTCGGCCACCGCAGCCCCGATCCACCCAGCACTACGCGAAGATCACCCCAAACACACTGGCCAGGGCCTACAACGACGCCGGCTACTTCGCCCGCAACGTCCGCACCATCGAGGTCCTCGTCGACCGCGACGCCGTCACCAGCGGCGCCGCAGCTGCCGGCGAGCCCTGGCAGTACTACGACATGGGACACGGCTACTGCACCTACACGTTCTTCGAGCAATGCCAGCACCGCATGGCCTGCGCCCGCTGCGACTTCTACACGCCGAAAGCGTCATCCAAGGGCCAGCTGCTCGAGGCCAAAGACAACCTCCAACGCATGCTGGCCAGCATCCCACTCACCGACGACGAACGCGCCGCAGTCGACGACGGCCAGGCCGCCCTCGACAAGTTGCTCGAACGGCTCGTCGACGTCCCCACCCCGGCCGGCGCCACCCCGCGACAGATCGGAGCGCCTGGCACAGCAGCCCTGCTCCCGATCCTCGCCATCACGAAACGCCGTGACGATGAGTAAGCGTGAGGGGGTAAGGCGCCGCCATCTGCCAGCTCGTTCTTCTGCCGATGATAGGGCGTTCGCCAAACGCCTGAATTGA
- a CDS encoding HEAT repeat domain-containing protein translates to MKELGSVGPVRLPIERLMDLAGREVEEDDPDAPVPFLVALHQRPVREVFQRAAELVKVGDVTRRVLGLRILRELGERGPDGRRPSTAETIPLLRDQLRQETEPAVLLWIVSALGYHFAAEALFEVVALAGHPDERLRFHVAANLTNLVDLRTVEPAAADALIRLCHDEDADTRFYALYAVTREIAGMNVDRVSALTAELMSDPDDQIRTMAAAHHRAIGVVRQFMTDWNPGRVVAPGAAPGGYDYIIGPILVGLACEGEVPEIREVLEQEIRRAYGTCPPAVDVTETAQRLSRGGATKQRCKHGNAGTLVDHHAELLNTCSAACE, encoded by the coding sequence ATGAAGGAGTTGGGTTCGGTCGGGCCTGTCCGGTTGCCGATTGAGCGTCTGATGGATCTGGCTGGTCGTGAGGTCGAGGAAGACGATCCGGATGCGCCGGTGCCGTTCCTGGTCGCGTTGCATCAGCGGCCGGTTCGGGAGGTGTTCCAACGCGCGGCCGAGTTGGTGAAGGTCGGCGACGTGACGCGGCGGGTGCTGGGTCTGCGGATTCTGCGGGAGCTTGGTGAACGTGGGCCTGATGGGCGTCGGCCGTCTACCGCCGAGACGATTCCGTTGCTGAGAGACCAACTGCGGCAGGAGACCGAGCCGGCTGTGCTTCTCTGGATCGTGTCGGCCCTCGGGTATCACTTCGCTGCTGAGGCGCTGTTCGAGGTCGTGGCGCTCGCCGGGCATCCGGACGAACGGCTGCGGTTTCACGTCGCGGCGAATCTGACGAACCTGGTGGATCTCAGGACCGTGGAACCCGCTGCGGCCGACGCGTTGATTCGGCTCTGCCATGACGAGGACGCTGATACCCGTTTCTACGCCCTGTATGCGGTGACCCGCGAGATCGCCGGCATGAACGTCGATCGGGTGAGCGCCCTGACCGCTGAGCTGATGAGCGACCCCGACGACCAGATCCGGACGATGGCCGCCGCGCATCACCGAGCGATCGGCGTCGTTCGGCAATTCATGACCGATTGGAACCCCGGCCGCGTCGTGGCCCCGGGCGCCGCGCCCGGTGGGTACGACTACATCATCGGCCCGATCTTGGTGGGTCTTGCCTGTGAGGGCGAGGTTCCCGAGATTCGTGAGGTCCTCGAACAGGAGATTCGCCGGGCCTACGGCACCTGTCCGCCAGCCGTAGACGTCACTGAAACGGCGCAGCGACTGTCACGTGGTGGAGCGACGAAGCAGCGATGTAAGCATGGCAATGCCGGAACGCTCGTAGATCACCACGCCGAGCTGCTAAACACCTGCTCAGCGGCATGTGAGTGA